One part of the Accipiter gentilis unplaced genomic scaffold, bAccGen1.1, whole genome shotgun sequence genome encodes these proteins:
- the LOC126037099 gene encoding electroneutral sodium bicarbonate exchanger 1-like, translating to MCSDVCNGSEKCQYLRGEFQGPACGRDGPYTPDVFFWCCILFFATFALSGFLKKFKTSRYFPTRVRSTVSDFAVFLTIVIMVLLDFVVGIPSPKLQVPHAFKPTRDDRGWFINPIGPNPWWTVLAALVPALLCTILIFMDQQISAVIVNRKEHKLKKGCGYHLDLFVVAVMLGVCSVMGLPWFVAATVLSITHVNSLKVESDCSAPGEQPKLLGIREQRVTGLLIFVLMGCSVFFTSVLKFIPMPVLYGVFLYMGVSSLRRIQFFDRLKLFWMPVKHQPDFIYLRHVPLRKVHFFTAIQLTCLVLLWTIKVSRAAIIFPMMVLALVFVRKAMDFCFSKRELSFLDDLMPERKKKLDDARNEAGEEEEESRRAMEAAAAASSVQLNVGKTSNVDIPKQSSDGTDPSEIVILDEMSQTTIWKALTLKTETL from the exons aaatgtcagtatttgcgtggggagtttcaaggacctgcctgtggacgcgacggcccctacacccctgatgtattcttctggtgctgcatcctcttcttcgccacctttgccctgtcaggcttcttgaagaagtttaaaaccagccgctactttccaaccaga gtacggtccacagtgagcgactttgctgttttcctcaccatcgtcatcatggtgctccttgactttgtggttgggatcccatcgccgaagctccaggtcccccatgcgttcaag cctaccagagacgatcgcgggtggttcatcaaccccataggacccaacccttggtggacggtgttggctgcgctcgtcccagctctgctctgcaccatcttgatattcatggaccagcagatcagtgccgttattgtgaacaggaaggagcacaagctgaag aaaggatgcgggtaccacctggacctttttgtggtggccgtgatgctcggggtgtgctctgtgatggggctgccctggtttgtggctgcgaccgtcctgtccatcacccacgtgaatagcctcaaagtagagtctgactgctcagctccaggagaacaacccaagttgctggggatacgagagcagagagtcactggcttgctgatctttgtgctcatgggctgctctgtcttcttcacttccgtgttaaa gtttataccaatgcctgtgctttatggcgtctttctctacatgggtgtgtcatcgctcagaagaattcag ttctttgatcgcttgaagctgttttggatgccagtgaaacaccagccggattttatctacctgcggcacgtgcccttgcgaaaggtgcatttcttcacggcgatccagctgacctgcctcgtcctgctctggaccatcaaggtgtcccgtgccgccatcatctttcccatgatg gttttggctctcgtatttgtccggaaagcgatggatttctgcttctcaaagcgagagctcagctttctggatgaccttatgccagaaaggaagaagaagttggacgatgccagaaatgaagctggagaagaagaagag gagtccaggagggccatggaagctgctgctgctgcaagttcagttcagctgaacgtggggaagaccagtaacgtggatatcccaaagcaaagcagtgacgg gactgatccttctgagattgttatcctggatgaaatgtcacaaacgaccatatggaaggctctcactttgaagacagaaaccctttga